The Aspergillus nidulans FGSC A4 chromosome VII nucleotide sequence CGCGGCTGAATTGCTGCACCAGGCGGAGACTTTGCCACATCGAATGCGTCGACCCCTTCGAATCGTGAATCTTGGGTGGAACCCACCTACCCCTGACCTGGATGATGAGTTCTATTTTACCACGACTCCACGGGCGTTCGTCGATAACCGGAATTAGAGCTCAATCTCGGAGTAAACCAGTGTCTCTGCCAGACTCTTTGGGGAATTTTCACCGAATCGGCTGCTGTGCTTTTGGCAGTGGGGTTCATCCACACAATTCATGCTAGATTACCAATCCATGGTCAACCGTCCCTCAAACGCGTTTCCATGGTATTTTCTGGACTGGAGATATATACCCGCGCATCCTGTCTGCGATGCCTCGAGTTCCTGATAAATGCGACGCCCAAACCATATCCCCTCGCCAATGGCAGCTTAGCAGCTGCTTGAGCCATCGTCTAGCCATGTCGCAGACATGGTCACCCCAAACCACTCATTCCCCGAGTTCTGACCTTTTCTCAACCCGACGGTTGTGGAGATGCCGCTGTAGGCTTCGCAGAGAGGCAGCTTTTCATGTCGTTCCGGCTACGAGAAACGACTCCTCTGCAATGACATATTTTTCGGCCTGGCAGTTTCGACTACCAAGCGTGAGTTATGAGGACAGACTGCAATTATTCACTGATCTACTTGAAGATCTGATCCGATTCAGAGTCCAACCTGACAGGCGACTGCACAATGTCTTAGCGTCCGAATCGCTGTGCAACGGCTATCGCTCCTAATTTCGCGAACTTCATGCCAATTCCTTGGCCCAATTCAACATCCCGAGGTTGCGTGATATTCTCCGCTTCACTGATCAATATCGTCGCTCTAGGAACAGCTCGCGGCTCCCCCGAGCAAATCGAGCAGATCGACTAAATCCCAAGGCCGTAGAGTATTTGATCTCGAATTGCAGAAACACATCATCGTCATTGCCAGTATATTCTAACACCAAATATCCTTATACGCTGGTATAGTATCGAGGAGTTCATATGGTGCGGGACGTTTCGAGGCTCGGGGAGCCGCGTCTGCCTGTTTAAGCGGGTATTCGACAATCGGGGGGTAAGCTTCGGAACCCGGTCGTACGAGTGcgaggacaaggacgaggacgaggacgaggtacAGAGGCTCAGAAAAGGTATGGTCGTTCCTGATTTCCTGGGTTCGTCAAAATATCCGCTGGCCAACGACTCTGAGCGCGCTCAACACCGGCAGCATTGGTCCCTGCACAGCAAGATGCTGTGAAACAAATATTACTCACCTCCACCCACAAGAGCCCTCAGCTCGTGGCCTGGGGGTAAGTTCAGATAAAGAAAGACACAGTCAACGAGCGACAGCTCGATTCCACGGCGACGCTTGAACCACGACACCTCGCTGTCGACTGTGCCCAGGCGTTGAATGGCAGAAACAGTATGTCATTGGGTGAGAAAGTGGTGGACAAGGTTTACTGGCGAAGAAAGTAGTTTGGTTCGTCGAATGTCTGGTGGGCTTGGGGACACAGCACAGGTAACTTGGTCAATCCTGTGACAGCGCGGTGGCCTGAGCTGTAACCTGGTCAATCATCACGCATCGCATACGAGGTCACGTGTGCATGTGACCAGGTGCCGAGCGCCAAGCCCGAAATCGTCACTAGGACAGAAAAACGGCTTTCGCCCCGATCCATCCCTGACCGGGAGTGGACGGGGGGGGACAGCATACGGAGTGGCACGATAATTATTCTGATAATTACTCTGCAtaagagaaaagaataaaTGTATTGGTTCTCAGTCGTGTTCAAGACATTATTGGCTACTGCAAGGCTTAGACTTGTTAGAACACTCCCTGGTCAGACACGCCAATATTCCTCACTACTTCGCACTAGTCGGTAGCTAGCCATTCGAGCCCCGCCGCCACATGGGAGCCAGCATTAGTGAGTGGGCGAGGATGCTGGAGAACGCTGCGACTCGCTCGATAACCAGCAAGTTTTTGCGACACGATTACGCTCCGAGTCGTTTTCTGGCGGCGGTTTGAAACCTCCCAAGAATATCAGGCTGCATTAGCGAGCGATTCGGCGCAAGAGATAGTGAGGGGCATTTGCCAGCGAATTGACTAGAGTACATTGCCTCTCTTGCCTCTCTTCGAGGCAGAGCATCCCGAGTCGAGTACAATCCGGTCGGCTGGAAAAAAAGTACGATCCAACCTGATTCATACTTTAGCACGCGTAAGTACGCATCTCGATCTGGACGCAGAGTCGTGTTCAATATGCGGGGTGATTGAGATTCAGCGTGGCGAACTCTGGAGTCTCGAGTCTGGTGAGTAAGTGATGTGTCAGTTCTGTCCCGCTCCCACAGCCATTCTTGCCGAGCCAGCGCTTGGTGCAACCGAGGGATCCGCGCTGGTTGGAGATTCGGAGCGACGGCTCCAATAGCCAATGTAGATTCAGAAAAGACTGACACTCTTGGAGATGCGAAAGGAACTGAAGTACGGGGGTATTGCTTTGGCAGAAGGAACCGTACCACGGTCGAGGATCTCAGGCGGGCCGAACGGCGACTCAGATCCGCTCTGCCAGTGACAGGTGGGTTCATATCTTAATAGAATTCGATCTTCGCTCAATGCGTGCAGGCTGAAGAACCAGTCTACTTATAATTCGTACGGATACTGCAGAGCATAGCCCTTTCTTTGAGACGGAAGTGCCGGAAACTgcaggctgctgcagagctgcTGCAGTACGCTCCCGTGCGAGGAACTCGACTCTTCAACCACCCACTGTAAAGGATCGACGGACGGCACAGACAGAAGAAACTGCATTTTCCAGCCGTCTTGGAAGCACACTAGAGACTGAAACCCCCAGCACAGTTAGCACAAAATAGCTTTGTGCTAGCTGGGCTGCTAGTGCGTAGCTCCCTTCCCTAATGGCCGTCCTGCATAGGCTGACTGGATTGCACTGGACTTCTTAATTCTTAAGGCAAGCCTGCAGCCTCGGCCTTGCATTTTCTCGTTTTCTCCCGTTCTCTCGCCTCACCTCAGCTCCCTACGGGCCGTTTCGTCCCAATTATCGCTCCCTCCACATTTTCTTAGTAAAGAGACCGGTTTTGATCGTCGTTTCTTTTGGTCTTTTGATTTTACTATTTTGTCGGTCGCAATGGCGGACACGGAGCACGGCGAGTTCGAGCCCCAGCAGCTCATTGAGCCCGATGTTGGTCCCCTTTTCGAACTCTGTCTACAGGCATCGACATTTAACTTCTGAAACGCAGACCTTCGATGACCAGGATTCCACCTACCAGAGCTCGTAAGTCGACCGTCGGCCGTCGGCTGTCTACCACCCGCGCTGCCGACGTTCGCTAACTATCGCAGGCTGGGCGACGCCAGCTACACAACCAGCATCACGTCCAGTGCCATGAACTATACGTATGTCCTGCTCTCCATTGACTTATATCCTCACTGACCCACCCAGATATGAGGTAAATTCGTTAATCTACCCTGTCCGGCAATAATTGACATCCCTAGAACGGTCGCCGATATCACTCGTACCACGAAGGAGAATATGTCTTGGTACGCATCGCATCGCATCATCTCGTGGGGAAGTTCAACCTGTCTAATAACCAATTAGCCCAAcgatgagcaagagcaggaCCGTCTTGACCTGGTTAGTGCGGCTTCAACGGACGTCACTAGTTTTGGGGCGGCCAAAGATTGACCACAACAGAGCCACCACATCTACCGTATGCTCCTAAAGGGCGAGCTGCACCGGGCGCCCGTCAAGAACCCAGCGCGGGTACTGGATATCGGAACAGGAACGGGGATTTGGGCGATTGATTTCGCAGAGTGAGCGACCAGAGGTTTTCATGCTGTGCGATAATATGTGATGCTAACATTAAACCTAAGTGAACACCCTGAAACCGAGGTCATTGGTGAGCATTTTTCCATACCGAATTGTCATCCATCTAATCGAACCCTCGCCAGGAAACGACCTCAGTCCCATTCAACCCTCATGGTACATCCAAACCCCCAGCAACCCTCCACTCAGACTAAGAAGGAGAAACCAGGGTTCCCCCGAACTGCCGCTTCGAAGTAGACGACTTTGAACAAATCTGGTCCTACAGCCAACCCTTCGACTTCATCCATGGGCGCGAACTCGAGGGGGCCATCCGCGACCACGACCACGTCTTCAGTGAAGCCTTCAAATCGCTCAAACCCGGCGGCTGGTTCGAGATTTCCTCTTTCGACGTTAACTCCTACTCCGATGACGGCACGCATCTTCGCGCAAAGTGCATGCAGGAGGTCGTCAAGAACTTGCACCTTTCATCCAAGAAATTCGGCAAGGACATGAACACCACACATACCTGGCGTGAGCGCCTCGAGAAGGCCGGGTTCATCAACGTCACCGAGGAGATGTATAAATTGCCGCAGAGCCCGTGGGCGAAGGATCCGAAGATGAAAGAACTCGGCCGTTACCACCAGGTTAATATGTTTGAGGCGATCCCGCCGTATTGCTATGCGCTGTTCACAAGGGTGCTGGGTTGGCAGCGACCGGAGATTGAGGCGCTTGTTGCGGGAATCCGGCAGGAGTTGAAGGATATGTCGCTGCATCTTTACACGAAAGTACACGTTGTTTATGGGCAGAAGCCGGAGTAGAGCTGGCTTATTGTGGCTTCAGTCATCGTATAGCAGCGAACTATGATTTGAAAGCGATCCTTTACCGACCCAGGCTAATTGGTAGTGAGGAGTaaggatatatattatatatatatatatatatatgtatgtatgtatgtaAGTAATTAACTAACTAATAACTATTCACTTATTATGTATTATTTATTGTTTATTTAGTTAATTAATgtgagagggagaaaaatGAAATTGATAAAAAGGTAATGACAAGGGTGGGATTCGAACCCACGCCAAATTAATGACGCGGAAACTTGATAGATCAAGATAGAGGTTCTAATTAGATACCTTAACCGCGCGCCTTAGACCGCTCGGCCACCTTGCCAGTTGATGAGGAGTGCTGCTATATTTAACCTTATGACCCAAGAATACAACCTCGCAAAACATAAGCAATAGTTCCTCGTCAATACGTAGCCACCAGTTGACGAAGCTTCTTGAATATTTATTTTAAATTACATGTCTACAGCCAACCATGATATTTCGCACAGATATTGTTGTTATAGACTTACAAAGCTTTTCAATCTAGCTAACTACAAGTAATGTCTCCTCGAGTGACGGGTGGATTCAACTTGAACAGTCACTTGGTACTAATTTATATAATGAGCGCTTTTGCAACCTTGGACGGCTTCCAGCACCAGGGCGAACTATTAATGGGAGCAGTCCCTTCGCCTCAAATCTCCGACAAACCACACCAGCAGCGTCTCTCGCTCCTGACATAAAAGACCCCGATGACCACAATGGGGATGATGGAGGCCTCGATCTGTAAAAGTGATGGAATCTGAACCTCAATCCTGTGCCCCCACCCGTGCACC carries:
- a CDS encoding protein llmB (transcript_id=CADANIAT00007917), whose amino-acid sequence is MADTEHGEFEPQQLIEPDTFDDQDSTYQSSLGDASYTTSITSSAMNYTYNGRRYHSYHEGEYVLPNDEQEQDRLDLSHHIYRMLLKGELHRAPVKNPARVLDIGTGTGIWAIDFADEHPETEVIGNDLSPIQPSWVPPNCRFEVDDFEQIWSYSQPFDFIHGRELEGAIRDHDHVFSEAFKSLKPGGWFEISSFDVNSYSDDGTHLRAKCMQEVVKNLHLSSKKFGKDMNTTHTWRERLEKAGFINVTEEMYKLPQSPWAKDPKMKELGRYHQVNMFEAIPPYCYALFTRVLGWQRPEIEALVAGIRQELKDMSLHLYTKVHVVYGQKPE